A window of the Hordeum vulgare subsp. vulgare chromosome 5H, MorexV3_pseudomolecules_assembly, whole genome shotgun sequence genome harbors these coding sequences:
- the LOC123400059 gene encoding protein MEI2-like 6, with amino-acid sequence MAAAYTSRLGLPPAAHPYDDESVACALGHLYPTKDPFALPASCLLPPPELPLAFGLPAGGLAPVCCCADAAGAPAFPPFPWANVPSPPVPPRCGITEIDEFREVESEDNLSPCSVLTPWRRPTPASALPSPPPLVVGGKRAFDPTSEKTSLMICNIPNGFVKRRFMAILDQHCVHENDNPEWRVVGGGKFVRSEYDFLYIPIDFRTKYNKGYAFVNMTTATAARRLHAFLHGHRWALAGSRKVCEVVHADIQGVDALSAHFSSSKFPCGNKDFLPVRFGPPRDGLRPTVERVIGRTVVHRPADQSAHPTPRAARCTYLDLMR; translated from the exons ATGGCCGCCGCCTACACCTCGCGCCTGGGCCTGCCCCCCGCCGCGCACCCGTACGACGACGAATCCGTGGCCTGCGCCCTAGGGCATCTCTACCCCACCAAGGATCCGTTCGCCCTGCCGGCCAGCTGCCTCCTCCCGCCGCCCGAGCTGCCGCTGGCCTTCGGGTTGCCCGCCGGCGGTCTCGCCCCCGTCTGCTGCTGCGCCGACGCCGCGGGGGCGCCCGCGTTCCCGCCCTTCCCATGGGCGAACGTGCCCTCGCCGCCAGTGCCGCCGCGTTGCGGCATCACGGAGATCGACGAGTTCCGGGAGGTGGAGTCGGAGGATAACCTCTCCCCTTGTTCCGTCCTCACGCCCTGGAGGAGGCCGACGCCCGCCTCGGCGCTGCCTTCGCCTCCGCCCCTCGTGGTCGGGGGGAAACGGGCCTTCGACCCCACCAGCGAGAAGACTTCTCTGATGATCTGCAATATCCCCAACGGATTCGT GAAGCGGAGGTTCATGGCGATTCTGGACCAGCATTGCGTCCATGAGAACGACAATCCTGAATGGCGTGTCGTTGGGGGTGGCAAGTTCGTGAGATCGGAGTATGACTTCCTCTACATCCCAATAGACTTCAG gacGAAGTACAACAAGGGCTATGCGTTCGTCAACATGACGACGGCGACTGCAGCGCGGCGGCTCCATGCTTTTCTCCACGGGCACCGCTGGGCGCTGGCGGGCTCTCGGAAGGTATGCGAGGTTGTGCACGCGGACATCCAG GGGGTGGATGCTTTGTCAGCGCACTTCTCCAGCTCCAAGTTCCCATGCGGTAACAAGGACTTCCTGCCAGTGCGCTTCGGCCCGCCGCGGGACGGCCTTCGGCCGACGGTGGAGCGTGTAATTGGCCGCACGGTGGTCCACCGTCCCGCTGATCAATCTGCTCACCCCACGCCGCGTGCTGCAC GTTGCACATATCTGGACCTCATGCGTTGA